GGCTTGTCGAGTGCGTCGAACGCGGCCTTGTTGACGAAGGTGTAGTCCTTCGGAATCCAAGCCTGCACGTCATAGAAGTATTTGAGCGATTCCCACGCCTTCGAGTCATAGCCCGTGCCGCCCGACGACATGAAGGAGTTCACAACGCCGGTCGCAAGCGCCTGCGGTAGCTCGGCAGCCTGGATCGTGACCGATTGCGCGCCGACCAGCTCGCCGATTCGCGCGGTCCCGACATTGTAGGCGCGCCACTTCAAGCCCTTCATGTCTTCGATCGTCGCGAGCGGCTTGTTGACGTAGACCCCCTGCGGCGCCCACGGCACGACGAATAGCAGCTTGAGGCCCTGCGCATCGAGCTTCTTGGTGATCGCAGGCTTGGAGGCCTGGTACAGCTTCATCGCGTCCGGAAAGCTGGTGGCGAGGAACGGCACCACATCGACGCCGAAGAGCGGGTCTTCGTTCTCGTGGATCGACAACAGCACCTCGCCCATCTGCGCCTGCCCGGTCACCACCGCGCGCTTGATGTCGGGCGCCTTGAACAGCGAGGCACCCGGATGAACCGTGATCTGGAGCTTGCCGGACGTCGCAGCTTCGACATCCTTGGCGAAGGCGACCAGATTTTCGGAGTGCGGATTGTCGGCGGGATATGCTGCCGGCAAATTCCATTTGGTCTGGGCCAAAGCGGGTGTCGCGGCCAACGCGAGGCCTACGATCAAGGATGCGCGGACTAAACGAGACATCATCGGACTTCTCCTCACAGTCAATCTGAAAAACGGGTACGCTCAATCTGGGAAA
This genomic stretch from Bradyrhizobium sp. CCGB12 harbors:
- a CDS encoding TRAP transporter substrate-binding protein — its product is MMSRLVRASLIVGLALAATPALAQTKWNLPAAYPADNPHSENLVAFAKDVEAATSGKLQITVHPGASLFKAPDIKRAVVTGQAQMGEVLLSIHENEDPLFGVDVVPFLATSFPDAMKLYQASKPAITKKLDAQGLKLLFVVPWAPQGVYVNKPLATIEDMKGLKWRAYNVGTARIGELVGAQSVTIQAAELPQALATGVVNSFMSSGGTGYDSKAWESLKYFYDVQAWIPKDYTFVNKAAFDALDKPTQEAILKAAAIAETRGWKAWQDKSTWYIEQLKAKGMTVEPPSAALKAGFQKIGEQLTADWLKKAGPDGQALVDAYKKM